Proteins encoded in a region of the Paenibacillus pedocola genome:
- a CDS encoding amino acid ABC transporter permease: MNIDYIIKIAGPMLEGARTTALLFLIVIILSIPLGMLVTLLAKSRVKPLAWMAHTYVYVMRGTPLLLQLLFFCFGLPQIPVIGQYLVMDRFAAACLGFILNYGAYFAEIFRGGLLSIDKGQHEAAKVLGLSKWQTLRKVILAQMFRVALPAVANESITLVKDTALLYAVAVPELLNYAKTAVNRDFTVTPFVVAGVIYLLMTLVLTLFFKALEKRFKFE; the protein is encoded by the coding sequence ATGAATATCGATTATATTATCAAGATAGCCGGGCCGATGCTGGAGGGTGCGCGGACAACGGCCTTGCTATTCCTGATTGTCATTATTTTATCCATCCCGCTCGGAATGCTGGTCACGCTGCTGGCCAAAAGCCGGGTTAAGCCCCTGGCCTGGATGGCGCATACCTATGTTTACGTCATGCGCGGAACGCCGCTTTTGCTGCAGCTGCTATTCTTCTGTTTCGGCTTGCCGCAGATTCCGGTAATCGGACAGTATCTGGTTATGGACCGCTTCGCTGCAGCCTGTCTCGGCTTTATCCTTAATTATGGTGCTTATTTTGCTGAAATTTTCCGCGGCGGGCTGCTTTCGATTGATAAAGGGCAGCATGAAGCGGCTAAAGTGCTTGGACTCAGCAAATGGCAGACCCTTCGTAAGGTGATTCTCGCCCAGATGTTCCGGGTCGCGCTGCCTGCAGTAGCCAATGAATCCATTACACTGGTCAAAGACACTGCATTACTCTATGCTGTAGCCGTACCGGAGCTGCTGAATTATGCAAAGACTGCGGTGAACCGTGATTTTACGGTAACCCCGTTTGTCGTAGCCGGCGTAATTTATTTGCTGATGACCCTGGTGCTGACCTTGTTCTTCAAAGCACTGGAAAAACGTTTCAAATTTGAGTAG
- a CDS encoding amino acid ABC transporter ATP-binding protein, translating into MSSMIDVKQLQKSFGSLDVLKQITFEVNPGEVVAVIGPSGSGKSTMLRSLVHLEEVTGGSIFIHGKPLVENGKYAGHAAIRDITASMGMVFQHFNLFPHLTVRGNLELAPKTLKRENPQVITARSSELLSKVGLADKADVYPSMLSGGQKQRVAIARALMLNPDILLFDEPTSALDPELTGEVLRVIRQLAEENMTMIIVTHEMNFARDVADRIFFMDNGEIAESGTPEQIFGSPKLERTRLFLNQD; encoded by the coding sequence ATGAGTAGTATGATTGATGTCAAACAATTACAGAAATCGTTCGGCAGCCTTGATGTGCTGAAGCAGATTACCTTTGAGGTGAACCCGGGAGAGGTCGTGGCGGTGATCGGGCCTTCCGGCTCTGGAAAGAGTACCATGCTGCGCAGTCTGGTGCATCTCGAGGAAGTAACCGGCGGCAGCATCTTCATTCACGGCAAACCGCTGGTAGAGAACGGTAAATATGCCGGGCATGCGGCGATCAGAGATATTACCGCAAGCATGGGCATGGTGTTTCAGCATTTCAACCTGTTCCCTCATCTTACTGTGCGGGGCAATCTCGAGCTTGCTCCAAAAACGCTCAAACGGGAGAACCCGCAGGTTATTACAGCCAGAAGCAGCGAGCTGCTCTCCAAGGTAGGCCTTGCCGATAAGGCGGATGTATATCCGTCCATGCTGTCCGGCGGACAGAAGCAGCGGGTAGCGATCGCCAGAGCGCTCATGCTGAATCCGGACATTCTGCTCTTTGACGAGCCGACCTCGGCACTGGATCCCGAGCTGACCGGCGAGGTACTCCGGGTAATCCGCCAGCTGGCAGAGGAGAACATGACGATGATCATTGTTACCCACGAGATGAACTTTGCCCGCGATGTGGCGGATCGTATATTCTTCATGGACAACGGAGAGATTGCCGAATCAGGCACGCCGGAGCAGATCTTTGGCAGTCCAAAGCTTGAGCGTACCCGGTTGTTTTTGAACCAGGATTAA
- a CDS encoding YojF family protein, producing MQLINPQDIQIRIDQLTGQDLFIHLELTTGAYANHLDSTRHPASAFISNAGIRYTNGSISGTGPYRVGLKTEQGWVYAEGLTHVDETETERLIMAGHDSQGKLVVALQLSRDKFE from the coding sequence ATGCAGCTGATAAACCCGCAAGACATCCAGATCCGGATCGACCAGCTTACCGGTCAGGACCTGTTCATTCATCTTGAACTCACGACAGGTGCCTATGCCAATCATTTGGACAGTACAAGACATCCGGCGTCAGCATTCATCAGTAATGCAGGCATCCGTTATACCAATGGTTCGATCTCTGGCACAGGTCCATACCGGGTCGGCTTAAAGACGGAGCAGGGCTGGGTATATGCTGAAGGCCTTACCCATGTAGATGAGACTGAAACAGAACGGCTTATCATGGCCGGGCATGACAGCCAGGGTAAGCTGGTCGTCGCCCTGCAGCTGAGCCGGGACAAGTTCGAATGA
- the bshB2 gene encoding bacillithiol biosynthesis deacetylase BshB2 has protein sequence MNTKQAGHQRILVVLPHPDDESFVASGTLAKYIEGGAIVTFACLTLGEMGRNMGIPPFANRVTLPAIRKLELEASCNAIGIQDLRMLGFHDKMIEFEDKELLDSQIMTLVKELNPSLVITFYPGYSVHPDHDATGAAVIRTIGRLPSADRPLVYCSAFASNHEQMIGKADVTVDVTAFLNRKMASIQAHRSQFQAAELVGNRELSDEEIRTRFGTEQFWTYRFDESL, from the coding sequence ATGAATACTAAACAAGCGGGACATCAGCGCATCTTAGTGGTGTTGCCCCATCCCGATGATGAATCATTCGTTGCCTCAGGAACGCTGGCCAAGTACATAGAAGGTGGAGCGATAGTCACTTTTGCCTGTCTGACACTTGGAGAGATGGGCCGTAACATGGGCATTCCTCCCTTCGCGAACCGGGTCACCTTGCCCGCAATCCGCAAACTGGAACTGGAAGCATCCTGTAATGCAATTGGGATTCAGGATTTAAGAATGCTCGGCTTCCATGATAAAATGATCGAGTTTGAAGACAAGGAACTGCTGGATTCACAGATTATGACGCTGGTAAAGGAGCTGAACCCTTCGCTGGTCATCACTTTTTACCCGGGATACAGTGTGCATCCGGATCATGATGCGACGGGTGCCGCAGTTATACGCACGATTGGCAGGCTTCCTTCAGCTGACCGGCCGCTAGTGTACTGCAGCGCATTCGCCAGCAATCACGAGCAGATGATTGGGAAAGCGGATGTAACCGTTGACGTTACCGCATTTCTTAACAGAAAGATGGCGTCGATTCAGGCGCACCGTTCGCAATTCCAAGCAGCGGAGCTCGTCGGCAACCGGGAGCTGTCTGATGAAGAAATCCGTACACGGTTTGGTACAGAACAGTTCTGGACCTACCGGTTCGATGAATCTCTGTAA
- a CDS encoding uracil/xanthine transporter, which translates to MLAGVQWLFFLFTNTVLVPLSVGHALGMTTADITASMQRSFILTGLLCIVQALWGHRYALMDGPAGIWWGLVLGICASAPAMGMDTAAVAASLTGGFLLSGIITAVLALFGFLKLLQRIFTPVVMGIYLLLLTFQLANTFFKGMIGYSVDGKWNLQLAGLSLFIIAVVSFIHIKGKGKLGQFSLLIGIVIGWIAYEIFINRSGITGSESAETTVIWQWLPWGKPAFEPGILMVGLVAGLVNMTNTLTSLIAADKLYQKKAGDQQYIRSLLFTNLFSIMGACFGLIPFGTFASSIGFLENTKVLRRAALVTGAALLILVGIIPVLSSWLALLPMSVGSAVLFVAYLQMFGTALNTFNSTSLNSKTIYRVALPVLTGIGIMNVPVTAFADFPPLLTPLVSNGLVVGVILAIVMENLIHWGRYETKPSATPIMPKKSYFR; encoded by the coding sequence ATGCTCGCTGGTGTGCAGTGGCTTTTCTTTTTGTTCACCAACACAGTGCTGGTACCGTTGTCGGTGGGGCATGCCCTGGGAATGACGACAGCGGATATTACCGCATCAATGCAGCGCTCATTTATTTTGACTGGCCTGCTGTGTATCGTTCAGGCATTGTGGGGGCACCGCTATGCGTTAATGGATGGTCCGGCCGGCATCTGGTGGGGACTTGTGCTCGGCATCTGTGCCTCTGCACCGGCGATGGGTATGGATACTGCTGCGGTTGCCGCCAGCTTGACCGGAGGATTTCTGCTTTCAGGCATCATCACCGCTGTGTTAGCTTTGTTTGGTTTCTTAAAGCTCCTGCAGCGCATTTTCACCCCGGTTGTGATGGGTATTTATCTGCTTCTGCTTACTTTCCAGCTGGCTAACACCTTTTTTAAAGGGATGATTGGGTACAGTGTCGATGGAAAATGGAACTTGCAGCTTGCCGGACTCTCCCTGTTTATCATCGCAGTTGTATCCTTCATTCATATAAAGGGGAAGGGGAAGCTGGGGCAATTCTCACTGCTCATAGGAATCGTCATTGGCTGGATCGCTTACGAGATATTTATTAACCGTAGCGGGATTACTGGAAGCGAATCTGCGGAGACAACAGTAATTTGGCAATGGCTGCCATGGGGGAAGCCTGCTTTCGAACCGGGCATTCTAATGGTTGGCCTCGTTGCCGGCCTGGTGAACATGACCAATACGTTAACGAGTCTAATTGCTGCGGATAAACTGTATCAGAAAAAAGCCGGAGATCAACAATACATCCGTTCGCTGCTGTTCACGAACTTGTTCTCAATCATGGGTGCCTGCTTCGGACTGATTCCATTCGGAACGTTCGCGTCCTCCATCGGTTTCTTGGAGAACACGAAGGTGCTGCGACGTGCCGCACTTGTAACGGGGGCTGCCCTCCTTATTCTTGTCGGTATCATTCCGGTGCTAAGCAGCTGGCTGGCCCTGCTTCCAATGTCGGTTGGCAGCGCAGTGTTGTTTGTAGCCTACCTGCAAATGTTTGGAACGGCTCTGAATACCTTCAATAGTACCTCATTAAACTCCAAAACGATCTACCGCGTCGCCCTTCCGGTATTGACAGGTATAGGTATCATGAACGTTCCTGTTACTGCTTTTGCAGACTTCCCTCCCTTATTGACGCCGCTCGTTTCAAACGGGCTTGTCGTTGGTGTCATCCTGGCTATTGTGATGGAGAACCTGATCCATTGGGGAAGGTACGAGACCAAGCCTTCCGCTACACCTATTATGCCGAAGAAATCGTATTTTCGTTAA
- a CDS encoding LysR family transcriptional regulator, producing MDVKQLRYFIALAEERQVTSAAHKLHMSQPPLSQQLKLLENELGVQLFHRNGRQLELTASGKTLYEHALTITRLMDEAKAETRESGLGIRGKLSIGVNTLSDARLPGALSMFRGLYPKVTFKIQQNETNTLLKLIREKTLDMAIIRLPIDLEDFDCVMLGEEPLYFVVGEAGPGALAEASAPVSYETIAGYPLLLPSTEGLGLYNLLLEHFRSRGLSPAIIGECSDIGILMELVSSGFGATILPETSLDRHADRHIRSYRIDDPQAVSSSAVIWLKRHYLSKAAVLLIETISKWQGRETD from the coding sequence ATGGATGTGAAACAGTTACGCTATTTCATCGCACTTGCGGAGGAAAGGCAGGTCACGTCAGCAGCGCATAAACTGCACATGTCGCAGCCGCCGCTTAGCCAGCAGCTTAAGCTGCTGGAGAACGAGCTCGGCGTCCAATTATTCCACCGGAACGGTCGTCAGCTCGAGCTAACTGCCTCCGGCAAAACATTATATGAACATGCGCTGACGATCACACGACTAATGGACGAAGCAAAAGCGGAGACCCGGGAATCCGGACTGGGTATAAGAGGGAAACTCTCGATCGGAGTCAACACGTTGTCCGATGCCCGTCTTCCCGGAGCACTCAGCATGTTTCGCGGGTTATATCCGAAGGTTACTTTTAAAATCCAGCAGAATGAAACGAATACGCTTCTTAAGCTGATCCGGGAGAAGACACTCGATATGGCCATCATCCGGCTGCCTATCGATCTGGAGGACTTTGATTGTGTGATGCTGGGGGAGGAGCCGCTATATTTCGTAGTAGGGGAAGCTGGCCCGGGTGCTCTTGCAGAAGCTTCTGCTCCCGTCTCTTATGAGACCATTGCAGGTTACCCGCTTTTGCTTCCAAGCACCGAAGGTTTAGGCCTATACAACCTGCTCTTGGAGCATTTCCGATCCAGAGGGCTGTCGCCAGCAATTATTGGTGAATGCTCCGATATCGGAATACTGATGGAGCTTGTCTCATCCGGATTCGGCGCCACTATTTTGCCTGAGACGTCACTTGACAGACACGCAGACAGGCACATCCGCTCCTATCGCATTGACGATCCGCAAGCCGTATCAAGCTCGGCTGTGATCTGGCTGAAGCGGCATTATTTGAGCAAGGCGGCAGTCCTGCTGATCGAAACAATCTCAAAGTGGCAGGGGAGAGAAACGGATTGA
- a CDS encoding MFS transporter translates to MNARSRWLLISVGLGVLLNPLNSSMISVAIARLQDVYELNYTDVSWVIFSFYIASAVAQPVMGKASDIFGRRTIFLAGLVVAFAASLLAPLSPSFGWLIVFRIVQSVGTSMMVAVGMAIIRIHITEKQATALSVMSIFLSGAAAIGPFIGGTLIHWWDWKAIFFVNIPFVVASFVLAWRTIPRDNLPVTTAKDMSVHKWFVWIDLPGILLFSVGLVSLLIGVLSAKSSGEIALQQVILGGIGLALLTAFVRHELKAASPFIPLHTFAKYPEMMRVNVEYLLVNVLFYALFFGLPSYLQMVRGVSEFHTGMLMLSLGLCSLVAAPIAGRWIDKSGPVPALRVSAVLMTFGSVWLVTLDANSPVISVCIALAAFGISNGLNSVGLQAALFKSSPKEIIGVASGVFNTSRYLGTILSSLLISIVMGDKFSSGGLQALGMILTVIALTLVIMSWRRLN, encoded by the coding sequence ATGAATGCCCGCAGCAGGTGGTTATTGATTTCCGTGGGATTAGGAGTACTCTTAAATCCGTTAAATTCTTCAATGATTTCCGTTGCAATTGCCAGACTTCAGGACGTATACGAGCTTAACTATACTGACGTGTCCTGGGTTATTTTTTCATTCTACATAGCTAGTGCTGTTGCACAACCGGTGATGGGAAAGGCCAGTGATATTTTCGGGCGCAGAACAATCTTTCTTGCCGGTCTTGTTGTAGCGTTCGCTGCCTCATTACTGGCTCCGTTATCACCAAGCTTTGGCTGGCTCATTGTATTCCGTATTGTACAATCCGTCGGAACAAGTATGATGGTTGCCGTTGGAATGGCTATCATTAGGATTCATATCACGGAGAAACAGGCCACCGCGCTGTCCGTGATGTCGATTTTTCTGTCAGGAGCAGCAGCAATCGGTCCCTTTATTGGCGGGACATTAATTCATTGGTGGGATTGGAAGGCTATCTTTTTCGTAAATATTCCGTTTGTGGTGGCTAGTTTCGTGCTTGCCTGGAGAACGATACCAAGGGACAACCTGCCAGTAACCACCGCTAAGGATATGTCCGTTCATAAGTGGTTTGTATGGATTGATCTGCCGGGGATTCTGCTTTTTTCAGTTGGCCTGGTCTCCTTGCTCATTGGAGTATTATCAGCTAAATCATCCGGAGAAATTGCACTTCAGCAGGTTATTCTAGGGGGGATTGGCCTCGCATTGCTGACGGCTTTCGTAAGACATGAGCTAAAAGCGGCGTCACCCTTCATTCCTTTGCATACCTTCGCCAAATATCCTGAGATGATGCGGGTCAATGTGGAGTACTTGCTTGTTAATGTGCTGTTTTATGCCCTCTTTTTTGGTCTGCCATCATATTTGCAAATGGTGCGGGGTGTCAGTGAGTTCCATACGGGAATGCTCATGCTGAGCTTAGGCTTATGCTCCCTTGTTGCCGCTCCAATTGCAGGACGATGGATTGATAAATCTGGTCCAGTACCAGCCTTACGGGTATCCGCAGTACTGATGACCTTCGGATCCGTGTGGCTCGTGACATTGGACGCAAATTCACCGGTTATCAGTGTATGTATTGCACTGGCGGCATTCGGCATCAGCAACGGCCTGAACAGTGTTGGCTTACAGGCTGCCTTGTTCAAAAGCTCTCCTAAAGAGATTATTGGTGTAGCCTCCGGAGTCTTTAATACATCTAGGTACCTGGGGACGATACTCTCATCCTTATTGATAAGCATCGTAATGGGAGATAAGTTCAGCAGCGGAGGCTTGCAGGCCCTTGGGATGATTCTCACGGTAATCGCATTGACGTTGGTAATCATGAGCTGGCGGCGCCTCAATTAA
- a CDS encoding LysR family transcriptional regulator, with the protein MELLQLQYFLAVARLEHMTEAARILHVTQSSLSKTIGRLEEDLGVPLFDRSGRSLRLNEFGIRFLRRAERALFELEQGKQELRDLSSPEHSTLELAVTAASTLPNILRAFRKKQPNIHFHVQMLTTKEMVDRLLRGEVDFCLSSPSIEDEDIESIIVFFDPILVAVPKGHHLADRTSVTLAELRDEWFVGVKRGYGTRDLTDAVCKSSGFILNYVYEGDEPSRLVSLVEAEVGIAFIPGTARDSRASLSYLEIKDPGMVREIALLWHKSRYISRAAHDFREVVLDYFAGISEHIK; encoded by the coding sequence ATGGAACTTCTTCAGCTGCAATATTTTCTTGCGGTTGCCCGGTTAGAGCACATGACCGAAGCTGCACGCATTCTGCATGTTACCCAATCCTCGCTCAGCAAAACGATCGGGCGTCTGGAAGAGGATCTGGGAGTTCCTTTATTTGACCGGAGCGGCCGGAGTCTGCGGTTAAATGAATTCGGCATCCGTTTCCTCCGCCGTGCAGAAAGAGCTTTGTTTGAACTCGAGCAGGGGAAGCAGGAGCTCAGAGATCTGTCCAGCCCGGAACACAGCACACTAGAATTAGCAGTGACTGCGGCAAGTACATTGCCAAATATCCTGAGAGCTTTCCGTAAAAAGCAGCCTAATATCCACTTTCATGTGCAAATGCTAACTACCAAGGAAATGGTTGACCGGTTATTAAGAGGAGAAGTTGACTTCTGTCTATCCTCACCGTCTATAGAAGATGAAGACATTGAGAGCATCATTGTGTTCTTCGATCCGATCCTTGTTGCTGTGCCTAAAGGGCATCATCTGGCAGACCGGACTAGTGTGACCTTGGCAGAATTAAGGGATGAATGGTTTGTTGGTGTAAAGAGAGGGTACGGTACCCGTGATCTGACGGACGCGGTATGCAAGTCATCAGGCTTTATTCTAAACTATGTGTATGAAGGGGATGAACCTTCGAGGTTAGTCTCACTGGTGGAAGCTGAGGTTGGTATTGCCTTCATTCCCGGTACAGCAAGGGATTCACGGGCTTCTCTCAGTTATCTGGAAATAAAGGATCCAGGGATGGTGCGGGAGATCGCATTATTATGGCATAAAAGCAGGTATATTTCCCGGGCTGCCCACGACTTCCGCGAGGTCGTTTTGGACTATTTTGCGGGGATATCCGAACATATAAAATGA
- a CDS encoding GNAT family N-acetyltransferase, with protein MKLLEQRVYIRFPEEKDAGELTALYKRNREFFEQFSPSVQEEFYTEEHQLQTIIKGKADREEDRRYDFVICHKADDRIIGNVGLSFVVRSALQSCMIGYSLDQAYNGKGYMTEAVKQVVRYAFEELKFHRISGEASPQNPGSIRVLENAGFHKEGIARSNVKINGVWKDHQVLAIINPSDTE; from the coding sequence ATGAAATTGCTAGAGCAGAGAGTATATATCCGGTTCCCGGAGGAAAAGGATGCCGGAGAATTGACAGCTCTTTACAAGCGTAACCGGGAGTTTTTCGAACAATTCTCGCCAAGCGTCCAGGAGGAATTTTATACTGAGGAGCACCAGTTGCAGACGATAATAAAGGGCAAGGCGGATAGGGAAGAAGACCGGAGATATGACTTTGTGATCTGCCATAAAGCGGATGACCGGATTATTGGCAATGTCGGGCTGTCCTTTGTGGTACGGAGTGCGCTCCAGAGCTGCATGATCGGATACAGCCTGGATCAGGCCTATAACGGGAAGGGCTATATGACGGAAGCCGTGAAACAGGTCGTACGTTATGCCTTCGAGGAGCTGAAATTCCACCGGATTAGCGGCGAAGCTTCGCCCCAGAATCCCGGTTCGATCCGGGTGCTTGAGAATGCGGGCTTCCACAAAGAAGGCATCGCCCGAAGCAACGTGAAGATCAACGGAGTCTGGAAGGATCATCAGGTTCTCGCTATTATTAATCCCTCGGATACTGAATAA
- a CDS encoding helix-turn-helix domain-containing protein codes for MAFHHPSERIKIPPGFWAGLSHMGLSLHEVASQAGLPLTVVTDSTGVTMAQYFAIWQSYSDLVGDISHSIIRLSSAFETAQYPPSVLATYHARSYRDALYRMARYKQMCPPENLHIIEDGDSCTIDLNWQSGVQTGLPVLAGITLATLLEIGRRGTGQHVNVKLVEFTHPMGDLRALETYFGARIQTGAKHNRLTLHRIHLDLPFISYNEELLQILTPVLDHTLDERISRHSLTGTVKWIMKRSFTAGRQDIQAVASELGMSDRTLQRRLTEEGTSFKQLLTEARHEQALEYLADPSLDIKEVAFLIGYEDQNSFYRAFRLWEGDTPAHWRSEHLSPVVTTV; via the coding sequence ATGGCATTCCATCATCCTTCTGAACGTATAAAGATCCCGCCAGGGTTCTGGGCAGGATTAAGCCATATGGGGCTATCGCTGCACGAAGTCGCTTCGCAAGCAGGATTGCCGCTCACCGTGGTAACGGATTCAACCGGGGTTACCATGGCCCAATATTTTGCAATCTGGCAGTCGTATTCCGATCTTGTAGGAGACATCTCACATAGCATTATCAGGTTATCCAGCGCATTTGAAACAGCGCAGTACCCTCCGTCAGTCTTGGCGACATATCACGCCCGCAGCTATCGTGATGCTCTATACCGTATGGCCCGGTATAAACAAATGTGCCCGCCTGAGAACTTACACATCATTGAAGATGGAGATAGCTGTACGATCGATCTGAACTGGCAGTCCGGTGTACAGACCGGTCTGCCGGTACTAGCCGGGATCACTCTGGCTACTCTGCTGGAGATCGGCCGGCGGGGCACGGGACAACATGTGAATGTCAAACTTGTTGAGTTCACACACCCTATGGGAGACTTGCGGGCGCTGGAGACGTACTTTGGCGCGCGGATTCAGACCGGGGCGAAACATAACCGGTTGACATTGCACCGGATACATCTTGACCTCCCGTTTATCTCCTATAACGAAGAGCTGCTGCAGATATTGACACCCGTGCTGGATCATACCTTGGATGAACGGATAAGCCGCCACTCTTTGACCGGGACTGTCAAATGGATCATGAAACGCAGCTTTACAGCAGGGCGCCAAGATATTCAGGCTGTTGCCAGTGAACTCGGGATGAGCGACCGAACCCTGCAGCGTAGGCTTACTGAAGAAGGGACCAGCTTCAAGCAGCTGTTGACTGAGGCCAGGCATGAACAGGCACTGGAATATTTGGCCGACCCTTCGCTTGATATTAAAGAAGTAGCCTTCCTTATCGGATATGAGGATCAGAACTCGTTCTACCGTGCCTTCCGTTTGTGGGAAGGAGATACTCCAGCCCATTGGCGTTCCGAACATCTAAGTCCTGTTGTGACGACGGTTTAG
- a CDS encoding SDR family NAD(P)-dependent oxidoreductase, with protein sequence MDMGLTNTTALVTGSTKGIGKAIAIELAREGVHVLINGRSEEEVERVVEEIRQQFPSTNPRNATADITDAQQREALYAKYPDIDILVNNTGIYEIMQYEDVDDQVWERYFRTNVLAANGLAKFYLPKMLAHGYGRIIFIASEEAVMPSGQMPQYCMTKSMLLSLSKSLSKLTIGTEVTINTIMPGPTLSENVQQIVEGIYANDERSFAEKERTFMTTNLPQSEIQRFIRPSEIGRLAAFVCSPFASAFKGSPIRMDGGMVPTIF encoded by the coding sequence ATGGATATGGGATTAACGAATACAACGGCTCTAGTAACGGGATCGACAAAAGGGATTGGGAAAGCAATCGCTATCGAGCTTGCCCGGGAAGGTGTACATGTGCTGATCAATGGCCGAAGTGAGGAAGAAGTCGAACGCGTTGTAGAGGAGATCCGACAGCAATTTCCGTCCACCAATCCCCGGAATGCAACCGCTGATATTACAGATGCTCAGCAGAGGGAAGCCTTATATGCGAAGTACCCCGACATTGATATTCTAGTGAATAATACAGGCATATACGAAATCATGCAGTACGAGGATGTTGATGATCAAGTATGGGAGCGATACTTCCGGACGAATGTACTGGCTGCGAACGGATTAGCTAAATTCTATCTTCCCAAAATGCTTGCACACGGTTATGGACGCATTATATTCATCGCGAGTGAAGAAGCAGTGATGCCATCCGGGCAAATGCCGCAGTACTGTATGACCAAATCGATGCTGCTGTCCTTGTCCAAAAGTTTATCGAAGCTGACAATCGGGACCGAAGTTACCATAAACACGATCATGCCTGGGCCAACGCTGTCTGAAAATGTGCAGCAGATCGTTGAAGGTATCTATGCCAATGATGAGAGGTCTTTTGCAGAGAAAGAGCGAACCTTCATGACAACCAATCTTCCCCAATCCGAAATCCAGCGGTTTATCAGACCGAGCGAGATTGGCAGATTAGCTGCGTTCGTATGCAGTCCATTTGCTTCAGCGTTCAAAGGTTCTCCGATCCGCATGGACGGGGGAATGGTGCCAACGATTTTCTAA